In Exiguobacterium sp. 9-2, the genomic window GACTACTTGCAAGAGATGAACGCAGCCGTTTTTGCCGGACACGATCTCTTGACGGTCGGTGAGATGTCGTCGACGTCGCTTGAACATTGTCTTCAATATTCTTCGCTCGAAAATCAAGAACTGAAGATGACGTTCAACTTCCATCACTTGAAGGTCGATTATCCGAACGGTGAGAAATGGACGGCTGCACCGTTTGACTTCAAGCAGTTGAAACAAATTTTCTCCGACTGGCAAACTGGCATGAACGGACAAGCATGGAACGCGATTTTTTGGTGTAACCATGACCAACCCCGCGTCGTCAGCCGGTTTGGTGACGACGTCGCGTATCGTGTCGAGAGTGCAAAGATGCTCGCGACAACGCTTCATGGCTTGCAAGGTACACCGTATATTTACCAAGGAGAAGAGATCGGAATGCCGAATCCGGACTTCACGAATCTGTCCGACTACCGTGATGTCGAGACATTGAATGCCTATCAAGAAGCACGGACCAACGGCGTATCGGAAGAAGCAATTCTCGCTGCGATCCGTCAAAAATCGCGCGATAACGCGCGGACACCGATGCCTTGGTCGGACGCCGTCAACGGTGGCTTTAGTACAAGTGAACCATGGATTCCGGTCTCGCCGACGTATGATCAGATCAATGTCAAGGCTGCTGTCGCAGACCCTGATTCGGTCTATCATCATTACAAACGGTTGATTCAACTCCGCAAACAGTATGACGTGCTCACGGACGGTTCATACCGGCTGTTGACACCGGACGATCCATCACTCTGGGCGTACGAACGCGCAACGAGTGAAGAAGAATTACTCGTCGTCTCGAATTTCTACGGAACGGACACTACGTTTACGTTACCTCATGACGGATCGGACTATACGGTGTTGCTTCATAATTATCAGCAGATGCAGACAGAGGGGTACACTTTAACGTTACGACCTTATGAATCACTGATGCTTTATCGTAAAAAGTGATTGAATGAGACGGAGCACATGCAAAAAAGAGGAGGTTGGTTTCCAAGGGATACCCTGGAAACCAATCTTCTCTTTTGTTGAATAAATATAGAATGTGAATGCCTATTCCTCGACTCCTACAGGAAAAGAAAGCATGGTACATGCTTTTGTCAGGGAAAGCGAGGATGGCAGAGTCATTCGTTTTCAAAAATGATTTTTAAGCACTAGTTCCTTCCGAGTCTTTCATTTTCGCATGTTCTACGAAACTTTCCGATTCGCTTCTTCTCGTCTCAACTGTTCGCGGAACAGTCTTGTCTCAGCAATGACGACACCGGACAATCCAATCAAACCGATTAAGTTCGGAATCGCCATCAATCCATTAAAGACATCGGAAATCGCCCAGACCATGTTCAAGTTCGTCGTCATCGCACCCGCTCCGGCGACTAAGACGAACAGGATACGGTATGGGAGGATCGATTTTTGACCGAATAGATAATAGATTGATTTTTCGCCATAATACGACCAGCCAAGAACAGTCGAATAAGCAAACATGACGAGTCCAATCGTGACGATGTATTTTCCGGCAGGACCGAGGAAGACCTCGAAGCTTGCTGTCGTCAATTCAACGCCTTGTAACTTCGTATCAAGTTGTCCTCCCATGACGAGCGTCAAACCTGTGATCGAACAGACGACCAATGTATCTAAAAACACCTGCGTCATCGAAACGAGCGCTTGACGTCCTGGGAAGTCCGTTTTCGCTGCAGCGGCTGCAATCGGTGCTGAACCAAGACCCGCTTCATTTGAGAAGACACCACGCGCGACACCATAACGAATCGCCGCCCCGATCGCGCCACCCGTAATTGCTTCGCTTGAGAACGTGCTGCTGAAGATCGTCGAAATCGCACCTGGAATCAAGTCATAGTTCATGACGAGAATCAGTAATCCACTTCCAACATAGAAGAAAATCATAAACGGAACAAACAAACTGACAACTTTTCCGATTGATTTGACCCCACCAAGAATGACGACGCCTGTCAGTACCATCAATACGATCCCCGTCACGTAAAGTGGCACATCGAACGTTGATTTCATCGCGAGGGCGACCGAATTCGTCTGGACCCCGTTCCCGATCCCGAACGCAGCGATTGAAGCGAATGCGGCAAACAAGACACCCAGCCATTTCTGCTTCAGCCCACGCTCGAGATAATACATTGGCCCCCCTGCCATCTGTCCATTTTCATCAACGACACGGTACTTGACGGCAAGGATTGCTTCCGCATACTTCGTCGCCATCCCGAATAGACCGGACAACCACATCCAAACGATCGCACCCGGTCCGCCGAGGACGACGGCGGTTGCGACACCAACGATATTCCCCGTACCGACGGTCGCAGCCAGTGCCGTCATCAATGCTTGAAAGTGACTGATGTCGCCTTCCGACTTATCGTCCTGATGCTTTGAAAACGCGAGCTTCAGCGCATACGGTAGTTTGGTAATTTGAATGAATCCTAAGCGAATCGTCAAGTAAATCCCCGTACCGACCAACAGAATAAGTAACGGTGGTCCCCAAACAAGATTGGACACCGTACTGATCCAGTCACTAAATGAATTTCCCATTCGTGTTACCTCCCTTTATGAAATATGTAGTTCTTTACCATTTTTTCAGAATTTACTGATAATTGTCAAACTATTTTTTTATGAAACTATTTTGATACCTATTCATTTCAATAATATGAAGGAGATAGTCGTGATTCATACTTCACCGTCTCGGAACAACTGACGAAATCGTGAAATTTAATAATCAATAGGCTAAGAATAACGGAGCAACGATCACGGATACCGTTAACACAGCACACATCCTCCTGTTCACTACGATCGTTGTCATTGGAGTGTTCAGTGGAATCTTTATTATCTTGATTTTATAATCGATCTTCGGTCCTCTTCGCCAACTGCAGGCAAAACCTACGAACTTGCCACTCAAGACGATCGAACATTTGAATGCCGCGTCCGGTGGGGTGCTGTCCTTCATCGATACGAAAGTCGTCAATGACAATGATTTATTCGAAGCTATCTCGATTCAATACTAGGATGACGCTCAAGCATTCCGCGATATGCACGAACAGATTTCCGTCAGTCAAAAACAGACGGAAGCACTAAAAGAAGTTCTTCGTCAGTTCCAAGTTTCAAAAAAGTCCCCTCATCTTCATGGAAGAGAGGGGACTTCGATGTTTATTGTGCTGCACCTGTGAGCGGTTGTGCATCTTTTGCTTCCGCAGGTAATTTGATTTCGCTGATCTCATTGAATTTTGAGAACGTCGACTCGTTCTTCATATTGAACTCGGTATCTTTTTCAATCGCAAACACCATGTCCATATCGAGTGATTTCGGATAGAATGTTTTCGCATCATACGTCATCGTGTAATTCATTTTCTTGTAATCGATGCTGTCCATCGCATCTTTCATCTGTGCCATCTGTCCTGTCTGCTCGAGCGAATCCTTCATGAATGCTTTGAGGTCGTCCCCTTTTAGTTTGACGTCGATTTGATAAACGTCACCCTCTTTTTTGGCGGTCCAGTTGTCTTTGTACTTTTTCAGTAGCTTGAGATTTTGATCCGTCGATGCCGATGACTCCATCGCCTCAACCATATCACCTAGCTCCGAGACATCTTGAACGAGCCATTGTCCGTTTTGCGATAGATACATCTTATCGTCGACGATATAGCTCTCGATCGACATGTCCTTACCGTCCTGTGGATTTTTCATCGTCATCGTTTGATGCATCGTAAGCGGCTTCTGGATGATATCGGCTGATACCTTCTGATCTACTGCCATCTCACCTGCTTTTGAATTGACTGTCCCCTCCATGTGGAACGATTTAATATCTTTTTGAGCGGCTGTCGCTTTATTCAGTAATTCTGTATTCGAGAGTTCCCCCGACTTCGTCGAACCAGACCCACTGCCACTACCCGAATCTGTCTGCCCATCTTGACATCCAGCTAGTCCAATCGATGCTGCGACGATCCCAGCTGCTACCCACCTTGTTTTCTTCATATTCATTTCCTCCTTTATACGCGTTACCCTGATTTACGAAAAACATTGGAAAATGTTTCAAAGTTTCTTTATTACCTCATTACCGTTCTTCTTCAAAACAAATCCTCATATTTCAAATCTACTATTCTTTTTTTGAAATTTGATTTATCACCTGCAAAATGTCCACAAAAAAAATAGGATGACGGAAACTTCCGTCACCCTATCCTTATTTCGTTAGATCGTGCGTAAAAGATTCGCCATCTCAATCGCGGAAACGGCAGCTTCGTAGCCTTTATTTCCAGCTTTCGTACCGGCACGTTCGACCGCTTGCTCGATCGAATCCGTCGTCAGGACACCGAAGATGATGGGTACGCCTGTATCACGCGACGCACTCGCGACACCTTTCGCGACTTCGTTACAGACATAGTCATAGTGTGATGTTGCTCCGCGGATGACGGCACCCAGTGTGATGACCGCATCATACTTACCGCTTTTCGCTAACTTTTCCGCAACGAGTGGAATTTCAAATGCTCCAGGAACCCATGCTGTATCTACAGCATCCGCCGCAACACCGTGACGACGGAACGCGTCGTTTGCTCCTCCGACGAGTTTTGATGTGATCAATTCATTAAAACGTGCTGCGACGATTGCGACGCGTAGTCCTTCTCCCGTTAAGAAACCTTCGTAAATCATGATGTGTGTCCTCCTTGGATATCGAGCCAGTGCCCGAGTTTCGTTTGTTTTGTTTTCAGATAACGCTGATTTTCCGGTTCAACGGGTACTTGATGGGGAACACGTTCGATGACTTCAATCCCCTCTTGCTCGAGCACCCGTTGTTTGTCTGGATTGTTCGTCATCAAGCGAATCTTCGTCACGCCAAGATCACGCAACATGTTGGCCGCGACCGTATAATCACGCATGTCTGTCGGATAACCGAGTGCATGGTTCGCTTCGACTGTATCGAGTCCTTGTTCCTGCAACTCGTACGCTTTCAACTTCGCCATCAGACCGATGCCGCGTCCTTCCTGACGTAGATACAAGACGGCTCCACCTTCTCGTTCGATTCGCTCAAGTGCCGCATCGAGTTGTGGACCACAATCGCAACGTTTCGAACCGAAGACATCCCCTGTCAGACATTCCGAGTGCAGACGGACGAGCATCCCGTCGTGCGCTTCACCGGATAAGACAGCGACATGTTCTTTCTTATCTTGTGTCGTATAGCCAATCATCCGAAAGGCTCCGAACGTCGTCGGAAGCAACACTTCCGCCTCCCGCTTCAACGGTCGCTCAAGATACGCGACGATTTCTTCGATCGTAATCAGTTTTAAATCATGTTCTTCCTTATAGAGAAGTAGATCATCGACCCGTGCCATCGTGCCGTCTTCCTTAATGATTTCACAGATGACGGCGATCTCATCGCTACCGGCAAGACGGGCAAGATCGACACCCGCTTCCGTATGTCCACGTCGCTCCCGGACACCGCCCTCTTTGGCGATCAATGGGAAGATGTGACCAGGTCGTTTGAAACGTTCCGGTCCATCCGTCAGCATCCGCTGAATCGTTAGCGACCGTTCCTCAGCACTGATGCCGGTCTTTGCCTCTTCATGATCGATGCTGAGCGTAAATGCTGTCCCGTGCGGATCTGTATTATTCGCTGTCATCGGAGCAAGTTCGAGTCGCTGTGCGATCCGCGGACTGACTGGTACACAGACGAGTCCTTTTCCGTATGTGATCATGAAATTGATGTTTTCCGGTGTCGCGTGTTCCGCGAGCATGACGAGATCGCCCTCATTCTCACGATCCTCGTCATCACAGACGATGATCGGTCGTCCGTTCTTCAAATCTTCTATCGCGTCTTCAATCAAGTCGAATCCGTTCATTACATGTCGCCTCCTAAGAATGCTGCCCAGTCCGTCTGCTTCTCATGCTGCGTGAAATGATAGAGATGTTTCGCCATCATGTCACACTCGATATTGACGACTGCGCCGCTTGCCAATCGATCAAACGTCGTCACTTGACGTGAGTGCGGAATCAATGAAATCGAGATCGTTTCCGGCGTGACGCGTTGCAACGTCAGGCTCGTGCCGTTGATTGCAATCGAGCCTTTCGGAATACAATACTTTTGCCACGATCCGACATCAAACGTATACACCATCGCTTCTCCATCCGGTCGCCGACTGATCAGCCGCGCTGTTCCGTCGATATGTCCACTGACGAAATGACCGCCGAAACGACCGTCTGCCGGCATCGCCCGTTCGAGTTGCAATGGGCTTCCGACGCGGTACGTGCCGAGGGCTGTAGAACGGATCGTATCATGGACAGCATCCGCCGTAAAACCGGTTGGGCTCATTGACGTGACCGTCAAACAAATCCCGTCGACGGCGATGCTGTCACCAATCTTCGTTCCTTCGAGCACCCGGTGCGCTTCAATTTCAAGTGCTAATCCATTCGGTCGCGGAATCTTTCGTTTTAAGGTCCCGACTTCCTCAATCAATCCGGTGAACATATCGTCTCCTCCTTTCGGATGTACGTCAGATGGAGATCCGGTCCGACCGTTTCAATCTGATCGATTTGAAAACGTTCTTCGATATCATGTCGTCCGTTCCAGGCAGTCCCTTCAAAAATCGACGGGGCTTGGTAGACTTCAATCTGGTCGACGAGATCTGCTTCAAAGAATGTGGCTTGAATCGTTGGTCCACCTTCAATCAAAACGCTGCGGATGTCTTGTTCGTATAAGCGTTTAAGAATCGCTTCCGGCGTCTCATATTCACCGACGAGCACCGTCACTTGATCATGACTTATCCGAGGAACACTCGTCAGCCAGTACGTTGGATTTTTTCCATCGCAAAAGACTTGCGCGGTCTCTGGCACCCGACCACGGCGATCGACGATTACTCGAATCGGCTCGATGCCTGACACTGCGCGTAAAGTCAGTGCTGGATCATCGACGAGCACCGTTTCACTTCCGACGAGGATCGCATCATGGCGACCACGCAGGGCGCGACCATTCGCGCGTGCTTCTTCTGACGTGATCCAGCGCTGTTCCCCCGTTGCCGCGATCCCGTTCATCGTCTGAGCGATTTTGACGGTCACGGTCGGACGTTTCCGTTCGATCGTTTTCCAAAATGTCTCGTAGAGGACTTCCGCTTCATGCCGTAACAAGCCGACTTCGACTTCGATTCCCGCGTCTTGAAGCCGTTTGATCCCTGAACCAGCGACAATCGCATGTTTGTCTTCCGTTGCGACGAAAACCCGTTTGATCCCGGCTTGTAGAATCGCTTCCGTACATGGTGGTGTCTTACCATGATGGTTGCATGGCTCAAGCGTCACGTAGAGATCAGCACCACGGGCGGCCTCTCCTGCCATTCGCAAGGCTTCGACTTCCGCGTGCGGACCACCGGCAAACCGGTGCGCACCAAAACCGATGATGCGTCCTTGTTTGACGATGACACAACCGACACTTGGATTCGGACTTGTTTGTCCGTTTAACATATGTGCTAATTGCATGGCATAACTCATCATCTGTGACATCGCGTTCGCTCCTTTCAAATAAAAAAGACGCCCCTTGAAAAAGGGGCGTCTGTATAGAAGGGTTCACGAAATACACGGTTCGCCTTCTGCTTTTTCGCATGCAGAAAGAGACCATCTTCTGAAAACATTTTTTCAGAAAACAGCTTGAATCGCGTCGTTTCGTTCTTCTCCCATCCGGACTTTACCGTCGGCCCTGGAATCTCACCAAGTCAGCCATGATGCGTACATCACGGGTCGCGGGCTCGTCGATCGATCGATCGCATCACCGCCGGTTGGGATTTTCACCCTACCCCGAAGAACTGGATTATTGAGTTATACAACTTTAGCCTAGCATATCTTTTTCAAGAAAACAAAGCGCAAATGTTTCGGTATTGGCTCTTTTATGATTTCGTTCCACTTCTGTTACCCCTCCCCAATTCGTGATCTACTGGATACTAAAAATGACTGGAGCACCTGATATCAGTGCGTCCAGTCATTGTGTTCCGGTTACAAATACCCGTTCTTCCGATCGTGGAATTCTTGGGCAATCGCTCCGCGTGTCCGTTCATCAGCGAGGACGCGAAGTGCTGTCCGTGCGAGGATTTTAGCGCCTGCGATCAACGCTTCATCCCCCGCTTCCGAACGGGCGGCTTCTTTGAATGCTTCTGTATGGGCGACGAGATCGTCCGGACCAATCTTGATATACGGATGGATTGTCGGGATGACTTGACTGATGTTACCCGCGTCCGTCGATCCAAGACCCGGTCGTTCGTCGAGGTGCACGATTTGCCCAAGCGCCTCTGCTTCTTCTTGGAAGAGACGATCAAACGTCCGGTTGAAGACGAGATTGTCGACTTCATTTTGGAAAGCGATGACGTCAAGCGTCGCCCCGGTCGCAAGTGCCGCACCTTGCGCGACCGCTTTGACTTTCTCCGTGACGGCATTCAGCCGTTCCCGTGTCGTCGCCCGAATGAAGAAACGTGCTTTTGCGTATTCCGGAATGATATTCGGCGCATCGCCACCATGCGTGATGATCCCGTGGATCCGGACATCATCCGGTAACTGCTGACGTAAGGCGTTGATCCCATTGAAGAGCTGAATGACAGCGTCGAGAGCGTTGATACCTTCTTCAGGTGTCGCCGCTGCGTGCGCGGGACGACCCGTAAAGGCAAAATCGAGCGGATCGACCGCAAGCGAGGACCCCGTGATCCGCGTTTGTCCGGACGGGTGGACCATCAAGGCCGCATCGATTCCTTCAAGCAACTGGTGTTTGACGAAACTGCCTTTCGCACTTCCGTTCGGCCCACCTTCTTCGGCTGGCGTTCCAAGCACGACGACACTCCCACCGACTTCATCAAGCACTTTGCTGACCGCAATCGCCGCTGCGACACTCGTCGTTCCGATGATATTATGACCGCATGCGTGTCCGATACCCGGCAACGCATCGTACTCAGCGAGAAAGGCAATTGTCGCGCCAGGTCGGTCGCTTGACTTCTTCGCGAAGAATGCGGTCTCGTGCCCTGCGACGCCGAGTTCTACTGTAAAGCCTTCTGCCGTCAAACGCTCTGCATGTAGTCGCGAAGCAAAGAATTCCTCGTTACCGATTTCCGGCGTCGCATGAATCCGGTGGCTCGTCTCAAGATACGATTCCCGTTTTTGTTCGATGTCCTGTTCAATCGTCTCTACCCATGTCGTGCGTACTGGTGTCGTCATGCTATCCACTCTCCTTTAGAATTTATTCGCCGATGTCGCTTAGTGGAACGAACGTCGGGATCGAGCTACCTTTATATTCTTTTTTGATGAAAGCCGCGACATCTTTTTGTTGGTAAAGCGACGCGATCTTTTTCAGTTCTTTTTTGTTCTTGTCTTCCGTCCGTGTCGCGATGATGTTGATGTATGGTTTTGCTGTCTCGTTCTCATGGACGATCGAGTCCTTGATCGGATTTAGTCCTGCGTCAACAGCAATACCGTTATTGATGATCGATGCAGCGACGTCCGGTAAGACGCGTGGCGTTTGTCCAGCGACGATCGGAACGATTTTCAGTTTCTTCGGATTTTCAACGATCTTATCGACCGATCCATTGCCGTCGAAGTCGTCCGGTAATTTGATCAAACCTGCTTCTTGTAGTAACAAGAAGGCACGTCCCATGTTCGTCGCTTCGTTCGGAACAGCGATTTTGCCACCGACTGGAATATCTTTGACGTCCTTATATTTATCTGAGTAAATGCCCATCGGTGCAATGACGGTCGTCGCAATCGGCGACAGCTTCAACTTATGTTCCTTCTTGAAGGCGTTGAAGTAGGAAATCGTCTGGAAGGCATTGGCGTCGATCTCACCCTCAGCCAGTGCCATGTTCGGCTGGACATAATCGGAGAACTTGACGAGCTCGATTTTGATGCCCTCCTTTTCCGCTTTTTTCGCGACGTAATCCCACACTTGAGTGTCTGAACCACTGACCCCGAGCTTGATCGTCTTTTCTTCTTCTCCTGATGCTGAGCACCCGGCAAATAAAATCGTCGTTAATGTTGCCCCAATCGCTACTGCTTTTTTCATGGCTGAATCGCTCCCTTGATTAATGTCTTCTGATTTTTCGTGCGACGATGTTGCCTGTCGTCTGTAAGCCTTGGACTAAGATAACGAGAATCCCGACCGTGATGATCATGACTTTCGTGTCGAACCGTTGATAACCGTACGTAATTGCTAAGTCACCCAAACCGCCACCACCGATGGCGCCTGCCATCGCCGACGCCCCGATCAAGCCGACTGTTGCAATCGTTAAATTAAGGATTAGTGAACCGAGTGCTTCCGGCAGAAGGAAGCGGAAAATCGTTTGAAACGGTGTCGCCCCCATCGCTTCTGCTGCCTCAAGGACGCCTTTATCGACTTCAAGTAACGAGCTCTCGATCAGACGCGCCATGTACGGTGCG contains:
- the treC gene encoding alpha,alpha-phosphotrehalase, whose protein sequence is MITTTDWRKSAVYQIYPKSFYSPEGKATGTLRGVTAKLDYLADLGVDYLWLTPVYASPQNDNGYDVSDYYAIDPSYGTMDDFETLLAETKRRGLSVMMDIVVNHCSTSHAWFEEGRHPDSPYHDYFIWRETPNDWVSKFGGPAWSFDEVAGKYYLHLFDKTQADLNWENPRLREDVYAMMRFWRDKGVSGFRLDVINLISKTPGLPNDPEGDGRAYYTDGPNIHDYLQEMNAAVFAGHDLLTVGEMSSTSLEHCLQYSSLENQELKMTFNFHHLKVDYPNGEKWTAAPFDFKQLKQIFSDWQTGMNGQAWNAIFWCNHDQPRVVSRFGDDVAYRVESAKMLATTLHGLQGTPYIYQGEEIGMPNPDFTNLSDYRDVETLNAYQEARTNGVSEEAILAAIRQKSRDNARTPMPWSDAVNGGFSTSEPWIPVSPTYDQINVKAAVADPDSVYHHYKRLIQLRKQYDVLTDGSYRLLTPDDPSLWAYERATSEEELLVVSNFYGTDTTFTLPHDGSDYTVLLHNYQQMQTEGYTLTLRPYESLMLYRKK
- a CDS encoding alanine/glycine:cation symporter family protein codes for the protein MGNSFSDWISTVSNLVWGPPLLILLVGTGIYLTIRLGFIQITKLPYALKLAFSKHQDDKSEGDISHFQALMTALAATVGTGNIVGVATAVVLGGPGAIVWMWLSGLFGMATKYAEAILAVKYRVVDENGQMAGGPMYYLERGLKQKWLGVLFAAFASIAAFGIGNGVQTNSVALAMKSTFDVPLYVTGIVLMVLTGVVILGGVKSIGKVVSLFVPFMIFFYVGSGLLILVMNYDLIPGAISTIFSSTFSSEAITGGAIGAAIRYGVARGVFSNEAGLGSAPIAAAAAKTDFPGRQALVSMTQVFLDTLVVCSITGLTLVMGGQLDTKLQGVELTTASFEVFLGPAGKYIVTIGLVMFAYSTVLGWSYYGEKSIYYLFGQKSILPYRILFVLVAGAGAMTTNLNMVWAISDVFNGLMAIPNLIGLIGLSGVVIAETRLFREQLRREEANRKVS
- a CDS encoding DUF6612 family protein encodes the protein MKKTRWVAAGIVAASIGLAGCQDGQTDSGSGSGSGSTKSGELSNTELLNKATAAQKDIKSFHMEGTVNSKAGEMAVDQKVSADIIQKPLTMHQTMTMKNPQDGKDMSIESYIVDDKMYLSQNGQWLVQDVSELGDMVEAMESSASTDQNLKLLKKYKDNWTAKKEGDVYQIDVKLKGDDLKAFMKDSLEQTGQMAQMKDAMDSIDYKKMNYTMTYDAKTFYPKSLDMDMVFAIEKDTEFNMKNESTFSKFNEISEIKLPAEAKDAQPLTGAAQ
- the ribH gene encoding 6,7-dimethyl-8-ribityllumazine synthase — translated: MIYEGFLTGEGLRVAIVAARFNELITSKLVGGANDAFRRHGVAADAVDTAWVPGAFEIPLVAEKLAKSGKYDAVITLGAVIRGATSHYDYVCNEVAKGVASASRDTGVPIIFGVLTTDSIEQAVERAGTKAGNKGYEAAVSAIEMANLLRTI
- the ribA gene encoding GTP cyclohydrolase II; translation: MNGFDLIEDAIEDLKNGRPIIVCDDEDRENEGDLVMLAEHATPENINFMITYGKGLVCVPVSPRIAQRLELAPMTANNTDPHGTAFTLSIDHEEAKTGISAEERSLTIQRMLTDGPERFKRPGHIFPLIAKEGGVRERRGHTEAGVDLARLAGSDEIAVICEIIKEDGTMARVDDLLLYKEEHDLKLITIEEIVAYLERPLKREAEVLLPTTFGAFRMIGYTTQDKKEHVAVLSGEAHDGMLVRLHSECLTGDVFGSKRCDCGPQLDAALERIEREGGAVLYLRQEGRGIGLMAKLKAYELQEQGLDTVEANHALGYPTDMRDYTVAANMLRDLGVTKIRLMTNNPDKQRVLEQEGIEVIERVPHQVPVEPENQRYLKTKQTKLGHWLDIQGGHTS
- the ribE gene encoding riboflavin synthase, with protein sequence MFTGLIEEVGTLKRKIPRPNGLALEIEAHRVLEGTKIGDSIAVDGICLTVTSMSPTGFTADAVHDTIRSTALGTYRVGSPLQLERAMPADGRFGGHFVSGHIDGTARLISRRPDGEAMVYTFDVGSWQKYCIPKGSIAINGTSLTLQRVTPETISISLIPHSRQVTTFDRLASGAVVNIECDMMAKHLYHFTQHEKQTDWAAFLGGDM
- the ribD gene encoding bifunctional diaminohydroxyphosphoribosylaminopyrimidine deaminase/5-amino-6-(5-phosphoribosylamino)uracil reductase RibD, which codes for MSQMMSYAMQLAHMLNGQTSPNPSVGCVIVKQGRIIGFGAHRFAGGPHAEVEALRMAGEAARGADLYVTLEPCNHHGKTPPCTEAILQAGIKRVFVATEDKHAIVAGSGIKRLQDAGIEVEVGLLRHEAEVLYETFWKTIERKRPTVTVKIAQTMNGIAATGEQRWITSEEARANGRALRGRHDAILVGSETVLVDDPALTLRAVSGIEPIRVIVDRRGRVPETAQVFCDGKNPTYWLTSVPRISHDQVTVLVGEYETPEAILKRLYEQDIRSVLIEGGPTIQATFFEADLVDQIEVYQAPSIFEGTAWNGRHDIEERFQIDQIETVGPDLHLTYIRKEETICSPD
- a CDS encoding M20 family metallopeptidase — translated: MTTPVRTTWVETIEQDIEQKRESYLETSHRIHATPEIGNEEFFASRLHAERLTAEGFTVELGVAGHETAFFAKKSSDRPGATIAFLAEYDALPGIGHACGHNIIGTTSVAAAIAVSKVLDEVGGSVVVLGTPAEEGGPNGSAKGSFVKHQLLEGIDAALMVHPSGQTRITGSSLAVDPLDFAFTGRPAHAAATPEEGINALDAVIQLFNGINALRQQLPDDVRIHGIITHGGDAPNIIPEYAKARFFIRATTRERLNAVTEKVKAVAQGAALATGATLDVIAFQNEVDNLVFNRTFDRLFQEEAEALGQIVHLDERPGLGSTDAGNISQVIPTIHPYIKIGPDDLVAHTEAFKEAARSEAGDEALIAGAKILARTALRVLADERTRGAIAQEFHDRKNGYL
- a CDS encoding MetQ/NlpA family ABC transporter substrate-binding protein encodes the protein MKKAVAIGATLTTILFAGCSASGEEEKTIKLGVSGSDTQVWDYVAKKAEKEGIKIELVKFSDYVQPNMALAEGEIDANAFQTISYFNAFKKEHKLKLSPIATTVIAPMGIYSDKYKDVKDIPVGGKIAVPNEATNMGRAFLLLQEAGLIKLPDDFDGNGSVDKIVENPKKLKIVPIVAGQTPRVLPDVAASIINNGIAVDAGLNPIKDSIVHENETAKPYINIIATRTEDKNKKELKKIASLYQQKDVAAFIKKEYKGSSIPTFVPLSDIGE
- a CDS encoding methionine ABC transporter permease — its product is MLVNYSDIWTAFLQTMTMVSVSLLFSTLIGLPLGILLVVTRKGALLENVPLFTFFNSIVNIFRSIPFIILLVAIIPLTRLIVQTSIGTEAAIVPLVFYAAPYMARLIESSLLEVDKGVLEAAEAMGATPFQTIFRFLLPEALGSLILNLTIATVGLIGASAMAGAIGGGGLGDLAITYGYQRFDTKVMIITVGILVILVQGLQTTGNIVARKIRRH